From Vibrio crassostreae, one genomic window encodes:
- a CDS encoding uracil-xanthine permease family protein produces MKNALQGAQMLFVAFGALVLVPLLTGLDPNVALFGAGIGTLLFQLITRRSVPIFLASSFAFIAPIMFGIQTWGVGATMGGLMAAGVVYVLMGALIKVRGVGFIHKLLPPVVVGPVIMVIGLGLAPVAVNMALGKTGDGAVQLVDADAALWISSISLLVTIVISVFSKGFLKLLPIFGGIVAGYITSLVYGAVDFTPVAQASWLALPNFTAPEFNINAIFFMVFVAIAPAVEHVGDMLAISNVTGKDYLKKPGLHRTITGDGVATIAASMLGAPPNTTYSEVTGAVMLTKAFNPVIMTWAAVTAIVLALVGKLGALLQTIPVPVMGGIMILLFGSIATVGLNTLIQNKVDLHKSRNLVIVGITLVFGIGGMAFGIGDFSLQGVSLCGIVAILLNLVLPEELGDNTVVDKAQID; encoded by the coding sequence ATGAAAAATGCTCTGCAAGGTGCGCAAATGCTGTTTGTAGCATTTGGTGCGCTTGTACTCGTGCCGCTACTAACAGGACTTGACCCCAACGTTGCACTCTTTGGCGCAGGTATTGGTACCCTTTTATTCCAACTTATTACACGCCGTTCAGTGCCAATCTTCTTAGCATCTTCTTTTGCATTCATCGCGCCTATCATGTTTGGTATTCAAACTTGGGGTGTAGGCGCAACCATGGGCGGCCTAATGGCGGCAGGTGTTGTGTATGTACTAATGGGCGCGTTAATTAAAGTTCGTGGCGTTGGCTTTATCCATAAACTGCTCCCACCAGTCGTTGTTGGCCCAGTAATTATGGTTATTGGTTTAGGTCTTGCACCTGTTGCAGTTAACATGGCGCTAGGTAAGACAGGCGATGGCGCGGTTCAACTTGTTGATGCAGACGCTGCACTGTGGATCTCTTCTATTTCACTGTTAGTGACGATTGTCATCAGTGTGTTCTCAAAAGGCTTCCTTAAGCTGCTGCCAATCTTCGGTGGTATTGTTGCGGGTTACATCACCAGCTTGGTATACGGCGCGGTAGACTTCACACCAGTAGCGCAAGCATCTTGGTTAGCACTACCAAACTTCACTGCGCCAGAGTTCAACATCAACGCTATCTTCTTTATGGTGTTTGTCGCGATTGCACCTGCTGTTGAGCACGTAGGCGACATGCTTGCTATTTCTAATGTAACAGGCAAAGACTACCTTAAGAAACCAGGTTTACACCGCACTATTACTGGCGACGGCGTGGCAACCATTGCCGCTTCAATGCTGGGCGCGCCACCAAACACTACGTACAGTGAAGTAACAGGTGCAGTAATGCTGACCAAAGCATTCAACCCAGTGATCATGACTTGGGCTGCTGTAACAGCTATCGTTCTTGCATTGGTCGGTAAGCTAGGTGCACTACTTCAAACGATTCCGGTTCCTGTAATGGGCGGCATCATGATTCTACTGTTTGGCTCTATCGCAACCGTAGGTTTGAATACTCTAATTCAAAACAAAGTTGACCTACACAAATCACGCAACCTTGTGATTGTCGGCATTACTTTAGTCTTTGGTATTGGCGGCATGGCCTTTGGTATCGGTGATTTCAGCCTACAGGGCGTAAGCTTGTGCGGTATCGTGGCGATTCTACTTAACCTAGTGCTTCCAGAAGAGTTAGGTGACAACACTGTGGTAGACAAAGCTCAAATCGATTAA
- the upp gene encoding uracil phosphoribosyltransferase translates to MKVVEVKHPLVKHKIGLMREGEISTKRFRELATEVGSLLTYEATSDFETERVTINGWNGPVEVDQIKGKKVTVVPILRAGLGMMDGVLEHIPSARISVVGIYRDEETLEPVPYFNKLASNIDERIALVVDPMLATGGSMIATIDLMKEKGCKHFKILVLVAAPEGIAALEKAHPDVELYTAAIDEKLNDKGYIVPGLGDAGDKIFGTK, encoded by the coding sequence ATGAAAGTTGTTGAAGTGAAACACCCGCTAGTAAAACATAAAATTGGCCTGATGCGTGAAGGTGAGATTAGCACTAAGCGTTTTCGTGAGCTAGCGACAGAAGTGGGTAGCCTTCTAACATACGAAGCGACATCAGACTTTGAAACTGAGCGTGTGACGATTAACGGTTGGAACGGTCCAGTAGAAGTTGACCAAATTAAAGGTAAAAAAGTAACGGTAGTGCCAATCCTACGTGCTGGTCTAGGCATGATGGACGGCGTTCTTGAGCACATCCCAAGTGCACGTATCAGCGTTGTTGGTATTTACCGTGACGAAGAAACACTTGAGCCAGTACCATACTTCAACAAGCTTGCATCTAACATCGACGAGCGTATTGCTCTAGTGGTAGACCCAATGCTTGCGACTGGTGGTTCTATGATCGCGACTATCGACCTAATGAAAGAGAAAGGTTGTAAGCACTTTAAGATTCTTGTGCTTGTTGCTGCTCCTGAAGGTATCGCTGCTCTAGAAAAAGCGCACCCAGATGTTGAGCTTTACACGGCCGCAATCGACGAGAAGCTAAACGACAAGGGTTACATTGTTCCTGGTCTTGGCGATGCTGGTGATAAGATCTTCGGTACTAAGTAA